CAAGTACGCGGTGACCGTCACTGACCCGGTGACGATTCGGTACCATCTGGAGCGCGCGGTCTGGCTCGCGCGCAATGGGCGCCGCGGACCCGTGTGGATCGACATCCCACTCGACGTGCAGGCGGCGCAGGTCGACCCGGCGATGCTGGATGGCTTCACGCCGCCGACCGAGCGAGAAGGGGAGTGCACGGACGTTGCCAAAGCGGCGGCGCGCGTGCTCGCCATGCTGGCAGGCGCCGAGCGCCCGGTCATCCTCGCCGGGAATGGTGTGCGGAGCGCCGGCGCGGTGGAGGAGTTGAGGGCGTTTGCGGAACGGCACGGCATCCCGGTGCTCACGACCTGGCTCGGACACGATCTGATCGCGGACGACCACCAGCTCTTTGCCGGGCGGCCCGGCGGGATCGCGCCGCGCTACGCGAACTTCGCGCTTCAGAACAGCGATCTCCTGCTGATCATCGGGGCGCGCATGGACCTCGCGCTCATGGCGTACGCGCCCGAGCGGCTGGCTCGCGGGGCCCGGAAGGTGATGGTCGACGTCGATCCGGCGGAGATCGCCAAGCTTCGCGATGGTATCGAGATGCCGGTGGTCGCCGACGCGGGCGACTTCCTGCGTGCAGCGCTCTCGGCCTCGGGTGCCGACCCTGCGGGCGACTACGCCGCGTGGCGGGAGCGGTGTCGCTCGTGGAAGGCGCGCTATCCGTTGGTCCAACCGGAGCACCGGTCGTGCGCGGACGGGGTGAGCATGTACCACTTCTCCGACGTGCTCTCGGACGAGCTGGCGTCGGATGACGTGATCACGCCCGGCAGCTCCGGTTTCGCCTGCGAGATCTTCCTGTTGGTGGCGCGCGTGAAGGCGGGGCAGCGGCTGTTTCACAATCGGGGGACCGGTGCCATGGGATTCGGGCTCCCGGCGAGCATCGGGGCGTGCATCGCGAGCGGTCGCCGGACGATCTCGGTAGATGGAGACGGCGGCTTTCAGATGAACATCCAGGAGCTGGCGACCGTCGCGACCCACGGACTGCCCATCAAGTTCTTCGTCGTCAACAACGGCGGCTACGCGTCGATCCGCACCTCGCAGGCGAACTATTTCGGACGGCTCGTGGCTGCGGATGCGACCAGCGGAGTACGACTGCCGGACGTCACCGCCGTGGCAGCCGCCTATGGTCTGCCGACCGCCCGCATCAACTCGCCGGACGGCCTGCGCGCGCGCATCCGCGAGGTGCTGGACCGGCCCGGCCCAGTCGTGTGTGAGGTCCGCGTCCCCGACGACGAGCCCCGCGGGCCCCGCGTGGCCTCGGCGCAGCGTCCGGACGGCAGCATGGTATCGAAGCCGCTGGAGGACTTGTGGCCATTCCTCGATCGCGAGGAGTTCCTGGCGAACATGATCGTGGCGCCGGTCGCCGAGTGATGCTGGGTGACCGCGGGCAGGCTCGGACAGGCGTGGGCGTCCCGATCACGCGCCTGTTGCAGTGCGGGGACTTCGCGTGGGGGGCCGATTGGTGAGCCAGCTCGCACCGCGCGCCTGCCCGGTGTGCCATGCGTGGCCCCGGACGCACGTCTACACCCAGCGCTTCACGACCGTGAGCGAGGTGGGGTTCCTGGCCGGCTACGATGTCGTGGTCTGCGGCGCATGCGGTGCGGGATTCGCCGATCGCATCCCCACACAGGCCCACTTCGACGAATACTACCGCGACCTGTCGAAGTACGAGTACGACCAGCGTGACGGCATGGAGTCGGAGCATGACCGCCTGCGACTGCAGCAGGTCGTCGCGGATCTGCTCCCGCACCTGCCGGGGACGAACGCGCGCGTGCTGGACGTTGGGTGCGCGAGCGGCCGGCTGCTCTCGTTGCTCAGGGCGGAGGGTGTCGACAGCGTGACCGGGCTCGACCCCTCGCCGCGCTGCTGCGACGTCGCCCGCCGCCTCTACGGAATCGACGTCCGCACCGGCACGCTGAATCGCCTGCCGTCTTCGATGCAGCAATACGACGTCGTCCTCCTCATCGGGGTTCTGGAGCACCTCGAAGACCTCGACGTTGCGCTTGCCGCGGTGCGCCGCCTGCTCGCACCAGCGGGGATCGTCTGGGTCGAAGTGCCGGACGTGCTCGGCTTCAGCGAGTGGCCGAACGCGCCGTTCCAGGAATTCAGCGTGGAGCACATTCAGTTCTTCTCGCCACGCTCGCTGAGCAACCTGATGTCGCTCCGCGGCTTCGAGGAGGTGACCGTGCTGCGCAACTCGCGACCGCAGAGCTCGGGGACCATCATGCCCAACCTCAGCGCAATGTTTCGCATGCTGCCCGCGCTCGACGGTGATGCGCCGGAGATCACGCGGGACTCCGAAACGCTACCGGCGCTCCGTGAGTATGTGGCGTGGTCGGCCGCGCAGGACGGTCGACTGCAACAGCGGATCGACGACGTCGTCGACTCGGCGCGCCCGATCGCCGTGTGGGGCGTCGGTACCCACACCAGCCGGCTCCTCTCGAGTAGTCGACTGCGCGACGCTCGCATCATCGCGTTTGTGGATTCTAATCTCAAATACCACGGGCATACCTTGAATGGCATCCCCGTCGTTGGGCCTGAGTGGCTGCGCGGGCGAGGTGAGGCGATCCTCATCTCATCCCGCGTGTTCGAGCGCGAGATCCGCGATCAGATTCGCGATGAGCTTCGGCTCCCGAATGACATCATCCTGCTATATGAAGTTTGACCCGTCGCCGGCTGACGCCACGTCCGCCTCACTCTGGCCTGAACATCGGTCGTCCGTGCTGGCCGCATGAAGCGGTTGTCCCGGGAGGACAGGGACTACGTCCTCGAGGGCGCCTTCCCGCACTTGGCGCGCCTGCGAGGGGGGCGGCTGTTCGTCACTGGCGGCACGGGCTTCATCGGGTCGTGGCTGGTGGAGGCGATCGCGCACGCGAACGAGCATCAGAACCTGGCGTGTCATCTGACGCTGCTCGTCCCGGAGCATGAGTTGAGCTCCGAGCGGGTCGCCGGACTCGCCATGCTACCGGGCGTGCGCATCCTTCCAGGCGACCTCGTGACGCTGGATGCATCGCGCGCCTCCCATGCATTCGATGGTGTGATCCATGCCGCCATCCACGTAGACGCGTCCACCATCAGCGCCCGGCCGATACCCACCCTGGAGAGCGCCGTGGAGGGAACGCGTCGCACGCTTGAATTCGCGCGAGCCTCCGGGGCCCGGCGAGTGCTGTTCGTGAGCTCCGGCGCCGTGTATGGGCCGCTGCCACCCGCCGTCGCGTGCGTGTCCGAGGATTATCGCGGAGGGCCGGATCCCTTCCGGGCGGAGTCCGTCTACGCGGAGGGAAAGCGCATCGGTGAGACCATGTGCGCGGCCTACTCGCGGCAGTATGGCATCGAGAGCGTCGTCGCTCGTTGCTTCGCGTTCGTCGGTCCGCGACTGCCACTCGACCGACACTTTGCGATTGGGAACTTCCTTCGCGATGCGCTGGCGGGGGGGCCGGTCGTGGTCACCGGCGATGGGACCGCGGTGCGATCGTACATGTACGCCGCGGATCTCAGCATCTGGTTGCTGGCAGCGTTCGTGGCCGGCGGGGACGGGCGGGTCTACAACGTCGGCTCTTCGCATGACGCCTCGCTCGCGGACGTAGCCAGGGTGGTCGCGTCCGTCGCTGGCAGGGATGTCCGTGTCGAGGTTCGAGGCACCCCGGTGCCCGGCGCGCCCGTCGACCGGTACGTGCCATCCGTTCAGCGCGCAATCGCGGAGCTCGGCGTCTCGGAAGGCGTGCCCTTACAGCACGCCGTCGAGCGGACGCTGGCCTGGCACCGCGCACGGTCATGACCATGTCGTTGCATCCGGTCCTGCAGGCGGACTTCGCGCGCATCGCCTCCGCCCCACTGCCTTGGCATGCGCTAGATCGCAGCTCGGTCTTGGTGACCGGGGCTGGTGGGCTGGTCGCCTCGTACGTCGTGGAGTTTCTGCTCTCCCTCCGCGAACAGCTCGGCGTGGGGCCGGCGGTCGTGTGCGCCGTGGTGCGCGACCTCGGACGCGCTCAGGGGCGGTATGCGGGATACGCGACACGTCGAGACCTGTTGCTGCTCAAGCAGGACGTGGCGAGGCCCATCCAACACGATACGCGGTTCGACTTCATCGTGCACGCGGCCGGCCGTGCGATGCCGAGCGCATTTGGTGGCGATCCGGTAGGCACGTATCTGCCGAACGTGCTCGGCACCCATCTCCTCTTGGAGCGGGCCCGGCGCGACGGCGCGAGAGGCTTTCTGTTCGTCAGCTCGGGCGCGGTCCACGGCGTTCTCCCCGCGCACGCGGTCATTGCCGAGGATGTGTACGGAGTCGTCGATCCGCTCGACCTGCGGTCGGGCTACGCCGAGTCCAAGCGTATGGGGGAAACCATGTGCCGGAGCTGGCACGCCCAGTACGGCGTGCCAACGGTCATCGCCCGACTGGGACATACGTACGGCCCTGGGGTCAGCCGGTCCGACGAGCGCGCATTCGCCGAGTTCCTGTACGCGGTCGTGGACGGGCGCAACATCGTGCTCAACAGCGACGGTTCTGCGGTACGCCCATACTGCTACCTAGCCGACGCCACGGAGGGGATGCTGCGCGTGCTGCTGACCGGTAGTCACGGAGAGGCCTACCTCGTGCAGAACCCGCACGCGACGTGCAGCGTGCGTGATCTCGCCACCATCATCGCGCAGCTCGCCCCCGAGCGGCGCGTGCATGTGCAGCAGGGGGGCGAGGCGCCCGGCGTAGGGTACCTTCCGAATCGCGACCCGCCGCGCCCGGTGAGCATCGCGAAGATGAACGCGCTGGGGTGGTTTCCAACGGTTGGCATCACGGATGGCTTTCGGCGAACACTCGACACGCTGCTATGAGCACGGAACGGCTCGACGCGCGCGCGGCCTTCGAGCGCGGTGAGATCGAGAAGCACGAGTTCGCGAAGCGGATGGCACAGCTTCACGACGTGCTGCGCGAGTACGGAGAGCTCGTGCGCGGGACCGACGTGGAGGGGATCGAGATCACCGATGGGCAGGTCGTTCTCCGCAGCCGATACGGCGGTGCCAGATTCCCGTGCGATCCCCGGGATCGCGGCATCCCGCCGATCGTGGCGCTGAACTTCGGAGGCTACGAGCGGAAGGACTTCGAGATGGTGCGGCGGCTGTTCCCGCCGGGAGGCACTTTCGTCGACGTCGGCGCGAACATCGGGTGGTACTCCGTCCACGTCGCGCTCGGAGATCCTGCCGCGCGCGTCATCGCCATCGAGCCGGTGGCGGCGTCGCGCGCCTGGCTCGTTCGCGCGGTCGCGCTCAACGGCCTGGCCAACGTTCAAGTGGTCGCGCGCGCGATCTCCGATCGGGTCGGCGAGGTTGTCCTCTTCGTCAGCGAGGGGATTGCGGGAGCGGCATCCGCGGCGCCTGCGGAGATCCTGCAGGGCGCCGAGCCCGTGTCCGTCGGTGCGACCACGCTGGACGACCTCGCGCGGGTGCACGACGTGCGCGCCGATTTCCTCAAGCTCGACATCGAGGGTGGCGAGTTCGCTGCGCTCCGTGGTGCGCGACGCATGCTCGAGCGCGACCGTCCGATGGTGTTCGCGGAGATGCTTCGGAAGCTCAGCAAGCCGTTCGGCTACCACCCGAATGAGATCATCTCATATCTCGCGGAGCTCGAGTATCGCTGCTTCCGAGTGGAGAATGCGTCCTTGGTGCCGTTCACGACCATGGACGAGGCGACGGTGGAGACCAACTTCTTCTTCCTGCACCGCGGCGCGCACGAGGGGGTGATTGCGCGTCTCGCCGTGGCTCGCTAGCCACCGGACGGAGGCCACGCGCCTCCGGGCACCTCCGGAGGCGTCGCGTCGATCAGCGCGCGGCGACGGGCGCGCCACAGGTCTGCTATGGCCTGTCCGTCGGGCTCGACGCGGTCGTCGCTGGTTGTGGTGCGAAGTTGATGCGCTCCTTCTCGAACACGAGCGGGCGGTGCTTCACCTGTGTGTAGATGGCGCCGACGTATTCGCCCACGACGCCGATGAAGATGAGCTGAATCGCGGACACGAAGAAGACGCCGATCACGACCGGCGCGAGGCCGAGCGAAAAGCTGCTCCAGAACATCAGCTTCGCGACGAGGTAGCCGAACGCCGTGATGAGCGAAACGCCCGCGACGGCGAAGCCTAGAAGGCTGGCCAGCCGGAGGGGAACCTTCGAATAGTTGACGAAGCCCTGGAAGGCGACGTCGAAGAGCTGGTACGTGCTGATCTTGCTCTGGCCGCTGCGACGCACGGGCTGGCGGAACGGAACCGTCACGGGGCGATAGCCGATTTCGGCGATCAGTCCCCGCAGGAAGGGGTAGGGATCGTCGATGCGCCGCATGTCGCGGATGATCGCCTGGTCGTAGAGGCCGAATCCGGTCGCTTGGTGGACGATCTCGACGTCTGCGATGCGCGCGAGCAAGCGGTAATACGCGTCGCGAATCATGTACATGATGCGTCCTTCGTCGGCCTCGAGCTTCACGCCCAGTA
This Roseisolibacter agri DNA region includes the following protein-coding sequences:
- a CDS encoding thiamine pyrophosphate-binding protein, producing the protein MKLSDYVVEFVADQGVKHVFMLPGGGAMHLNDSLGKCERLAYVCNLHEQASAIAAEAYARVTNDLACAMVTTGPGGTNAITGVAGAWLDSTPVLFLSGQVKRADLKGGTALRMLGVQEIDIVSLVAPITKYAVTVTDPVTIRYHLERAVWLARNGRRGPVWIDIPLDVQAAQVDPAMLDGFTPPTEREGECTDVAKAAARVLAMLAGAERPVILAGNGVRSAGAVEELRAFAERHGIPVLTTWLGHDLIADDHQLFAGRPGGIAPRYANFALQNSDLLLIIGARMDLALMAYAPERLARGARKVMVDVDPAEIAKLRDGIEMPVVADAGDFLRAALSASGADPAGDYAAWRERCRSWKARYPLVQPEHRSCADGVSMYHFSDVLSDELASDDVITPGSSGFACEIFLLVARVKAGQRLFHNRGTGAMGFGLPASIGACIASGRRTISVDGDGGFQMNIQELATVATHGLPIKFFVVNNGGYASIRTSQANYFGRLVAADATSGVRLPDVTAVAAAYGLPTARINSPDGLRARIREVLDRPGPVVCEVRVPDDEPRGPRVASAQRPDGSMVSKPLEDLWPFLDREEFLANMIVAPVAE
- a CDS encoding class I SAM-dependent methyltransferase; the encoded protein is MSEVGFLAGYDVVVCGACGAGFADRIPTQAHFDEYYRDLSKYEYDQRDGMESEHDRLRLQQVVADLLPHLPGTNARVLDVGCASGRLLSLLRAEGVDSVTGLDPSPRCCDVARRLYGIDVRTGTLNRLPSSMQQYDVVLLIGVLEHLEDLDVALAAVRRLLAPAGIVWVEVPDVLGFSEWPNAPFQEFSVEHIQFFSPRSLSNLMSLRGFEEVTVLRNSRPQSSGTIMPNLSAMFRMLPALDGDAPEITRDSETLPALREYVAWSAAQDGRLQQRIDDVVDSARPIAVWGVGTHTSRLLSSSRLRDARIIAFVDSNLKYHGHTLNGIPVVGPEWLRGRGEAILISSRVFEREIRDQIRDELRLPNDIILLYEV
- a CDS encoding NAD-dependent epimerase/dehydratase family protein — encoded protein: MKRLSREDRDYVLEGAFPHLARLRGGRLFVTGGTGFIGSWLVEAIAHANEHQNLACHLTLLVPEHELSSERVAGLAMLPGVRILPGDLVTLDASRASHAFDGVIHAAIHVDASTISARPIPTLESAVEGTRRTLEFARASGARRVLFVSSGAVYGPLPPAVACVSEDYRGGPDPFRAESVYAEGKRIGETMCAAYSRQYGIESVVARCFAFVGPRLPLDRHFAIGNFLRDALAGGPVVVTGDGTAVRSYMYAADLSIWLLAAFVAGGDGRVYNVGSSHDASLADVARVVASVAGRDVRVEVRGTPVPGAPVDRYVPSVQRAIAELGVSEGVPLQHAVERTLAWHRARS
- a CDS encoding NAD-dependent epimerase/dehydratase family protein: MTMSLHPVLQADFARIASAPLPWHALDRSSVLVTGAGGLVASYVVEFLLSLREQLGVGPAVVCAVVRDLGRAQGRYAGYATRRDLLLLKQDVARPIQHDTRFDFIVHAAGRAMPSAFGGDPVGTYLPNVLGTHLLLERARRDGARGFLFVSSGAVHGVLPAHAVIAEDVYGVVDPLDLRSGYAESKRMGETMCRSWHAQYGVPTVIARLGHTYGPGVSRSDERAFAEFLYAVVDGRNIVLNSDGSAVRPYCYLADATEGMLRVLLTGSHGEAYLVQNPHATCSVRDLATIIAQLAPERRVHVQQGGEAPGVGYLPNRDPPRPVSIAKMNALGWFPTVGITDGFRRTLDTLL
- a CDS encoding FkbM family methyltransferase; translated protein: MVSNGWHHGWLSANTRHAAMSTERLDARAAFERGEIEKHEFAKRMAQLHDVLREYGELVRGTDVEGIEITDGQVVLRSRYGGARFPCDPRDRGIPPIVALNFGGYERKDFEMVRRLFPPGGTFVDVGANIGWYSVHVALGDPAARVIAIEPVAASRAWLVRAVALNGLANVQVVARAISDRVGEVVLFVSEGIAGAASAAPAEILQGAEPVSVGATTLDDLARVHDVRADFLKLDIEGGEFAALRGARRMLERDRPMVFAEMLRKLSKPFGYHPNEIISYLAELEYRCFRVENASLVPFTTMDEATVETNFFFLHRGAHEGVIARLAVAR
- a CDS encoding glycosyltransferase family 2 protein — translated: MTTRLITVVTPCYNEEGNVRELYLAVRGVFEGLPQYRYEHLFIDNASQDATAEILRALAAADPKVKVIVNSRNFGPVRSPVHGILQAEGDAVIGIACDFQEPPALIPDFLRAWEAGSPIVLGVKLEADEGRIMYMIRDAYYRLLARIADVEIVHQATGFGLYDQAIIRDMRRIDDPYPFLRGLIAEIGYRPVTVPFRQPVRRSGQSKISTYQLFDVAFQGFVNYSKVPLRLASLLGFAVAGVSLITAFGYLVAKLMFWSSFSLGLAPVVIGVFFVSAIQLIFIGVVGEYVGAIYTQVKHRPLVFEKERINFAPQPATTASSPTDRP